From a single Miscanthus floridulus cultivar M001 chromosome 8, ASM1932011v1, whole genome shotgun sequence genomic region:
- the LOC136469715 gene encoding transcription factor MYB77-like, giving the protein MAMAAQCGEGKAAECKKTPWTEKEDEALRRAVREHRRQNWAAIAGSVAGRGAKSCRLRWCQHLAPELDSRPFMPEEDARIVELQRVHGNKWATIARFLHGRSDNAVKNRWNSALRKMQQGYPAAAAAEDDADGTEDTDRQAEAVACLDLFPLSAGAMGEATAADRLVVREEEGDVAVEPIGLKLGSPGLSDAELALSLGPVPPSPNRGEAASFRLCL; this is encoded by the coding sequence ATGGCGATGGCGGCGCAGTGCGGCGAGGGCAAGGCGGCGGAGTGCAAGAAGACGCCATGGACGGAGAAGGAGGACGAGGCGCTGCGGCGGGCGGTGCGGGAGCACAGGCGGCAGAACTGGGCGGCCATCGCGGGCTCGGTGGCCGGGCGCGGCGCCAAGTCGTGCCGGCTGCGGTGGTGCCAGCACCTGGCGCCGGAGCTGGACAGCCGTCCCTTCATGCCCGAGGAGGACGCGCGCATCGTCGAGCTGCAGCGCGTGCACGGCAACAAGTGGGCCACTATCGCGCGCTTCCTCCACGGCCGGTCCGACAACGCCGTCAAGAACCGCTGGAACTCCGCGCTCCGCAAGATGCAGCAGGGctaccccgccgccgccgccgcggaggaCGACGCCGACGGCACCGAGGACACCGACCGTCAGGCGGAGGCCGTGGCGTGCCTCGATCTGTTCCCACTGAGTGCTGGAGCGATGGGGGAGGCCACTGCGGCAGATCGGTTGGTCGTACGTGAGGAGGAGGGCGACGTGGCGGTGGAGCCGATCGGCCTGAAGCTGGGGTCGCCGGGGCTGAGCGATGCGGAGCTGGCGCTCAGCCTGGGGCCCGTGCCTCCATCGCCGAATCGTGGAGAAGCAGCTTCCTTCCGGCTATGTCTTTGA